From a single Actinomyces viscosus genomic region:
- a CDS encoding ABC transporter permease subunit, producing the protein MTSASTTVPREKTTTVRSVIGRIVVLSLTLVAAIYLVPLLIAYQMWLWLGVVLLATVAMFLLYSTKRFVPAKYLFPGTFFLTVFLIIPIILTIQTSFTNFGDGYRGTKEEAITAITNNSMVRTEGSPTYGLSVATDGDVTNGPFSLFLVNPQTKEVLRGSDGKRMEKVDASAVTVDDGVVTKADGYTILTPRQINTAYEDITSMSVPFSEETTVKVQGVRTAFEGTKRMVYDKSSDTIANTATGDVYSVKKVGLSEHFVNDRGESLAQSWRQNVGFANYSRLFTEGNLASQFLKAFTWTIIFAFGSVLLTFGLGFFLALTLNDDRIKGKKLYRSFLLLPYAVPGFISLLVWSNFYNQDFGLINQTLHLNVPWLSDPTMAKVAVLLTNTWMGFPYMFIVCTGALQSISGDVKEAAKMDGASGLQATWRIITPLLLVAVSPLLVSTFAFNFNNFNAIQLLTEGGRSRQESTHAEVPIFSSPWSTASPSVAPAQTSDSPQPSRSSFSP; encoded by the coding sequence TCTCCCTCACGCTGGTCGCAGCGATCTATCTCGTCCCGCTCCTCATCGCTTACCAGATGTGGTTATGGCTGGGTGTTGTCCTCCTCGCTACGGTCGCCATGTTTCTGTTGTACTCGACCAAGAGGTTCGTACCAGCTAAGTACCTCTTTCCTGGCACATTCTTCCTGACCGTCTTCCTCATCATCCCGATCATCCTGACAATCCAGACATCCTTCACCAACTTCGGAGACGGTTACCGCGGGACCAAGGAGGAGGCGATCACCGCCATCACCAACAACTCCATGGTTCGCACAGAGGGCTCCCCCACCTACGGGCTATCGGTCGCGACAGACGGCGACGTCACCAATGGTCCCTTCTCTCTGTTCCTGGTCAACCCGCAGACCAAGGAGGTCCTGCGTGGAAGCGACGGTAAGAGGATGGAGAAGGTCGATGCCTCCGCCGTCACCGTCGACGACGGCGTGGTGACCAAGGCCGACGGCTACACGATCCTGACGCCCAGGCAGATCAACACCGCCTATGAGGACATCACCTCCATGTCGGTCCCCTTCTCCGAAGAGACCACAGTCAAGGTTCAGGGCGTCAGGACCGCATTCGAGGGCACCAAGAGAATGGTGTATGACAAGTCCTCCGACACCATCGCCAACACTGCCACCGGAGACGTTTACTCGGTCAAGAAAGTGGGGCTGTCCGAGCACTTCGTCAATGACAGGGGCGAGAGTCTGGCCCAGTCCTGGAGGCAGAACGTAGGGTTTGCCAACTACTCCCGGCTTTTCACCGAAGGGAACCTGGCCTCCCAGTTCCTCAAGGCCTTCACCTGGACAATCATCTTCGCCTTCGGATCGGTGCTGCTCACCTTCGGCCTCGGCTTCTTCCTGGCGCTGACTCTCAATGACGACCGTATTAAGGGAAAGAAACTCTACCGATCCTTCCTGCTGCTGCCCTACGCCGTCCCCGGCTTCATCTCGCTGCTCGTGTGGTCGAACTTCTACAACCAGGACTTCGGACTTATCAACCAGACGCTGCACCTCAACGTCCCCTGGCTGTCCGACCCGACCATGGCGAAGGTCGCGGTCCTGCTGACGAATACCTGGATGGGCTTCCCCTACATGTTCATCGTGTGCACCGGAGCGCTCCAGTCCATATCCGGAGACGTCAAAGAGGCCGCCAAGATGGACGGTGCCAGCGGGTTGCAGGCCACCTGGCGCATCATCACCCCTTTGCTCCTGGTCGCCGTCTCCCCTCTGCTGGTGAGCACCTTCGCCTTCAACTTCAACAACTTCAACGCCATCCAGCTACTGACCGAGGGGGGCCGTTCCCGGCAGGAGAGTACACACGCGGAGGTACCGATATTCTCATCTCCATGGTCTACCGCATCGCCTTCGGTCGCTCCGGCTCAGACTTCGGATTCGCCTCAGCCGTCTCGGTCATCCTTTTCGCCGTGA